From Erigeron canadensis isolate Cc75 chromosome 5, C_canadensis_v1, whole genome shotgun sequence:
CAGTCTCTATCCGTTCAAACGACCGCCGTAaccaatatataaatatctatacaaaacaataataacaatactaaatcataataaccacaccgtctattatattttctcaaacaaATGCTGAAATGCAATCATCTTTGCCTTTAATTATCATCAGAAATATAACAACTAAACACCACACGCGCGCACACacttaattaatcaatcaatcaattaattaattaaataatcaatcaaattaaagaattaattaaaagtgTAGTAAACACGGTAGGGTTTTGAAAAAGAATTCACATAcatatttgaaaagaaaaaggtaggGATTGTTAAGAAATGGAAGAAGCGACAGTAGATGAGATAATAAGGAAGCTAATGGATGCAAAGGGAGGACGTGTACCGAAACAAGCGCAGATTACGGAAACCGAGATACGGCAGCTGTGTGCTGCTGCTAAAGACGTTTTTCTCAGTCAGCCTAATTTGCTTGAACTTGAAGCTCCTATTAAGATTTGTGGTACTActctttctttccttctttacattcccttttatatatatacatacatacatatatatatatattacttttcattatatatatatatatataggtgttatttatatacttataataataataataataataataataataataataataataataataataataataatgtgttgGCTATGTCTCTAGTGCATatgattgaaagttttgaaCCTAATATGTTTGTAGAAATTCGAAACATTTTGGAATGCGAGTTAGGCCGGCTCGACTTTCCCTGTATATGAATCCGTATCGGATTTTTTTCTTGGAAGGAAAActaatatttgtttatgaataCTATTTTTCGTGCTGCGGATTTGTTTTACTGATGCTAATAGTCTTATAAGTCGTTTCGTATGATGGTTACTGCTACAGTATTATCTCTGCGGTTATAAGTTTATCGTGACATTTGGGTATAAGAAAGTATATATTGTGGGACTGATGGTAAATGAGATTAAAGGAAGGGGTTGTGTAGACCAGATGCAGTGCAACTATGTTGTCGGTCTTTGTCAGTTAGTCTGCATTGGTCAATGCTATTACTTCACATTGGCGAACCCACGTTAGTATTTTTCACAATgatatgggttttttttttttatcttacaaGCTAAATCTTGGGGTCATTGTCAGTTGTATATTTTTGTAGAGTGTACACATAAGCTGATCTTCTGCGAGTAGATGCATATTTTCTGTATTctgattaaaatataaaaatcactACAACACCGTGGAGCAGCATGCTCGCTATTTTTGTTATCAATGTGCAGCTGTCGACTAAGGTTCAACCTTTATCCAGGTGTAAGCTCCAGTTATGCATTTTGTGTGCATTCTACTATTTAGAGAGAGAGGGTAGAAAGAACAGAGCCGATGAGGCCATGCATCACCTTTATTAAATGAAACCCGTCTCTTGACGACCTAAGGTGTTATGCTAGATGAGGTTTGGAATTTTAAGTATTCCCTTATAAAATATGTTGGAACTATGAGGTTGTCATGAAGGTGTTTATGATGATTAACCGCTGATTGTTTCAAGTGTCATAAACTGGAGGTATATAGATAGTTACTGGACACGGAATAAAACTTATTATGTTTCGAAAATGACACGGGGATTCTTAACTATTTTCAAAAATGTCAATGATATGGACAAGTTATTGTAAGAATCAAGCTAGGTTTCCTATGCATTCAGAGATAAGAAAGTTGATTTCTAGTAACGTGGTTAGTTTAAATGTaatgttattatataatttttcatcaTCCGGTTTTCAGGTTAGTTGTGGAATGCTCTTTTTCTTTCTGTAGTTAGCTTTGTATAAGGGTATTACTAGGTCAAACAAGTATATATCATGCATTTGTCTCTACTCCCATCTTCTCCGTTTCCCAATGTTTTCTTACTGTATGTTAGGCACATCATGATCTACCAGtaaatattcatcaacaattactCAGACTTTTTGCACAAGTATGGTTTATTGTACCCCTTTCCCCGCTTATTATCTTTATGCTGCTGATTGTTATGCATCATTTTGGTGTTTTCCACCAGTGTAATGATCATTGTGAAAACTGTTGGTGTTTTTCCTTCCAACTTGATTTTATTCTTTGTAGTGCAAAGAATTCATAGTTGCTATTCTATCGGGATGGTCTCATGAATATTACTTTTTAGGTGACATCCATGGACAGTATTCTGACCTGTTACGGTTGTTTGAGTACGGTGGGTACCCTCCAGAGTCAAATTACTTATTTTTGGGAGATTATGTTGATCGTGGTAAACAGAGCATAGAAACAATATGCCTTCTCCTCGCTTACAAGATAAAATACAAGGAAAACTTCTTTCTTCTCAGGGGAAACCATGAGTGTGCTTCCATCAATCGCATATATGGCTTCTATGATGAATGCAAAAGAAGGTTCAATGTCCGTCTTTGGAAGACATTTACTGAGTGCTTCAACTGCTTGCCTGTCTCTGCTCTTATTGATGAGAAGATACTTTGTATGCATGGAGGACTGTCTCCTGACTTAAAAAACCTGGACCAGATTCGAAATATAGCCCGTCCTGTTGATGTGCCAGATCAGGGACTTCTTTGTGATTTGTTATGGGCTGATCCTGATAGAGATCTGGAAGGGTGGGGTGAGAATGACAGAGGCGTGTCATATACATTTGGGGCTGACAAGGTTGCGGAATTTCTTGAGAAGCATGATCTTGATCTTATTTGCAGAGCTCACCAGGTACaggatcattttctttttcaatccGTTGTCATATAAATTATTCTGTTTCTTGTTATTATAAGTggctgttttgacccatttacttatgaatgagtAATTTGAGTTGTGTGTATCTCAAAAGAAATCCGTAAATGCAAGTGACAGGCTAACATGGTTTGTTTTGGCTGTAAATGGTGGGAATGTCCACCATGGATATTGTTtataatatgtgttttttttaattaatgaaacaaatttgtattaaaaaagaaaaagagaaagtgaCAGGCCAACAATTGccaacttataattttgaatgcATCCAACCTACAAATTCTATTATCGAACAATTTAGATTTATCATGGTAATAAAATTGTTAACAAACAAGATTAATAGTTACAAACCATTTTAGAGAATGGACAGAAGAGTGCATGGATCACCTTTCCTGGCTCATTTTGACCCGTACAAAGAATGACATTTTCAATTGGTTGCACAACCCACACATTTGCCACCTCCAGTTTTATCGCTCTATGAAATTTGTAGCTTACTCATCTTTGTTATGCTTTTAAGGTTGTGGAAGATGGGTATGAGTTTTTTGCGAACCGGCAGCTGGTAACCATATTCTCAGCCCCAAACTACTGCGGTGAGTTTGACAATGCTGGTGCAATGATGAGCGTGGATGATACATTGACCTGTTCTTTTCAAATTCTCAAAGCTTCAGAAAAGAAAGGGAAGTTTGACTTTGGCAACAGTATGTTGAGACCAGGAACTCCACCACACAAGGTAACTGGGGTTCTTTTGTTCTAAATAAACATGATCTCTTTGGTGTCAGTACATCAATCTATGTtgatttttaggtattttatcACTATTATAATTCCACTTTGTTAACATTTGCTTTTGTGACTATATTGTGGAACATTCGCTATAGCTGGTCATTATGACATTGTCTAGCTATAGAATCCCAAGATTCTTGAAACGGAATCTATGTAAATATGCATACTAAGTTTTTTTTGGTTGACCTTTGACTACTAGACTGACCCAACTTCTGCGGGCCTAATACCTTCATCATGAAGGATCAAAGTTTACATAACAGTAATCACAGGGATAAGAAATGTTAACTTTGTCTAGCTATAGAATCCCAAGATTCTTGAAATTGAATCTATGTAAATATGCAGACTAAGTTTTTTTTGGTTAACCTTTGACTACTAGACTGCATAACCCAACTTCTGCGGACTGCGGGCCTAATACCTTCAGGTTTTGAGCATGAGATAAAATCATTAAGGATTAAAGTTTACATGACAGTAATCACAGGGATAAGATTTTTTAACTTTGTATCCTCGTTGTTAAGCTGTATGTCTTTGCTGGTacttttttctacaaattttttttttttttttgtatttttatagtTCATGAATTTAGTAGTAGTACAAATACAGTGAAGGAAGACTACCCCCTCTGCCCCTCATATAAATCAAAGCCATACAAGAAAAGGAAAGATGAAAAAACTATCATAGTTGATTCTTATAATGGCGTATTGGTATCCAGGTCACCTTTTCAGGCTAGGGATTCTGTAGGATTCCAAATGCATAAAATGTGAAATACGTGTATGCATGCTTACATTATATAGaatatatgttgttttaat
This genomic window contains:
- the LOC122599289 gene encoding serine/threonine-protein phosphatase PP1 is translated as MEEATVDEIIRKLMDAKGGRVPKQAQITETEIRQLCAAAKDVFLSQPNLLELEAPIKICGDIHGQYSDLLRLFEYGGYPPESNYLFLGDYVDRGKQSIETICLLLAYKIKYKENFFLLRGNHECASINRIYGFYDECKRRFNVRLWKTFTECFNCLPVSALIDEKILCMHGGLSPDLKNLDQIRNIARPVDVPDQGLLCDLLWADPDRDLEGWGENDRGVSYTFGADKVAEFLEKHDLDLICRAHQVVEDGYEFFANRQLVTIFSAPNYCGEFDNAGAMMSVDDTLTCSFQILKASEKKGKFDFGNSMLRPGTPPHKGGKR